A stretch of Cellulosilyticum sp. I15G10I2 DNA encodes these proteins:
- a CDS encoding phage protein Gp27 family protein gives MSKQRQRKRTRCKIDDLPEPIKNKICEMISDTKNTYTDIAIYLYEQGFEISRSSVGRYALRSNAALERLQEAQEQTRVLIEAVKNNPEVDYTEAGLQIMIGELTKKMATAQEEFDEMPLDKAGRLLVATSRTNAYKEKLRDDMRSKAELAFEKMEDEILKTIKADEELATQLHNILLQAKEKMMQDD, from the coding sequence ATGAGTAAACAAAGACAACGTAAGAGAACGAGATGTAAGATTGATGATCTTCCAGAACCTATCAAAAATAAGATATGTGAAATGATATCAGACACAAAAAACACCTATACAGATATAGCCATATATCTTTACGAACAAGGCTTTGAGATATCTAGAAGTTCAGTAGGCAGGTATGCCTTAAGGTCGAATGCAGCACTTGAAAGATTGCAAGAAGCCCAAGAACAAACGAGAGTGCTTATTGAAGCTGTAAAGAACAATCCAGAAGTTGACTACACTGAAGCAGGTCTTCAAATTATGATTGGAGAGCTTACTAAGAAGATGGCCACAGCTCAGGAAGAGTTTGATGAAATGCCTCTTGATAAGGCAGGAAGATTACTGGTTGCAACCTCAAGAACCAATGCATATAAAGAAAAGCTTAGAGATGATATGAGGAGTAAGGCCGAACTTGCATTTGAAAAAATGGAGGATGAAATACTTAAAACCATTAAAGCAGATGAAGAACTTGCAACCCAGCTCCATAATATTTTGCTACAAGCTAAAGAAAAGATGATGCAAGATGATTAA
- a CDS encoding Mor transcription activator family protein has protein sequence MDEWIKEVTIDMVPEAYKSFVEKMGLKSFLNLAQIAGGTTMYIPKLDNFVRQVRDEKIKKEFNGYNQNKIGLKYNISARRVLEICRVDMMEGQASIFDNP, from the coding sequence TTGGATGAGTGGATTAAAGAGGTAACGATAGATATGGTACCAGAAGCCTATAAATCTTTTGTTGAAAAAATGGGACTTAAAAGCTTCTTAAACCTTGCACAAATAGCAGGTGGTACCACAATGTATATACCTAAACTTGACAACTTTGTAAGACAGGTAAGAGATGAGAAAATAAAAAAAGAATTCAATGGTTACAATCAAAATAAGATAGGGCTTAAATATAATATTTCAGCCAGAAGAGTTTTAGAGATATGTAGAGTAGATATGATGGAAGGACAGGCAAGCATATTTGACAACCCTTGA
- a CDS encoding phage protein GemA/Gp16 family protein, giving the protein MHEITYPQMRKLYALAKQKGLDNEELHELVYQCSGKESIKQLSKSEGIRLIDRLEVKRVSPQGRITPSQESYMNDLIEQLGWNDNPKRLKGFIRKYAKVDEIRWLTVKQASNIIEGLKRQVKEVVVAEGR; this is encoded by the coding sequence ATGCATGAGATTACATATCCTCAAATGAGAAAACTCTATGCCTTAGCAAAACAAAAAGGGCTGGACAATGAGGAGCTGCACGAACTGGTTTATCAGTGTTCAGGGAAAGAGAGCATCAAGCAGCTTAGCAAGTCTGAAGGTATTAGATTAATAGATAGGCTTGAGGTTAAAAGAGTTTCACCACAAGGAAGAATTACCCCTAGCCAAGAAAGCTATATGAATGATCTTATCGAGCAATTGGGGTGGAACGATAATCCGAAAAGGCTCAAAGGATTTATTAGAAAGTATGCAAAAGTAGATGAGATAAGATGGCTAACAGTCAAGCAAGCATCCAATATCATAGAAGGTCTTAAAAGACAGGTGAAAGAAGTAGTTGTAGCTGAAGGAAGATGA
- a CDS encoding DUF935 domain-containing protein, translating into MFEKVKRFIKNLPLTTLVAVVRNNDKYSTYPSNGLTPYRLAQIFKEADTGDVMRQMELFEEMEEKDPHIFSQLQTRKNAVTGLDYEIIPATDNEYDKQIAEFIKSQMEDIESFEDVLTDLLDAIGKGISFTEIIWEVQNGKFLVKELKHVHQKHFFWDDKDFLRLRTDSEPQGIYIPDNKFIIHRYKAKSGHPSRAGVLRIIAWMYLFKNYTVKDWVSFCEVFGMPLRVGKYDPSANEDDKRALMDALISLGTDAAGIYPSNTDIEIKESNKQSSADIYERLARFCDEQVSKCILGQTLTSDAGSGSYAQSKTHNEVRHDLTVADCKALAATLRRDLITPLVKLNFGEQTKVPTIRFDCEESEDLVQEATMYDVLINKLGLKISTSHLYKKFSVPKPETDEDVASGQKQEVNMLANKLEFKGKQGEVDDLVEVAKLESEPLFNEQFKVLKDITAKCNSLEELKELLADEDKAYTICKDMKSESFERLLKGSLINAYLMGRVREDG; encoded by the coding sequence ATGTTTGAGAAAGTTAAAAGGTTTATAAAAAATCTACCTTTAACAACACTAGTAGCAGTTGTAAGAAATAACGATAAATATTCTACCTACCCTTCAAATGGCCTGACACCTTATAGATTAGCTCAAATATTTAAGGAAGCTGATACAGGGGATGTTATGAGGCAAATGGAACTATTTGAAGAAATGGAAGAAAAAGACCCTCACATCTTTTCGCAGCTCCAAACAAGGAAAAATGCGGTTACAGGGTTAGATTATGAAATTATCCCAGCCACAGATAATGAGTACGACAAACAAATAGCTGAGTTTATTAAAAGTCAAATGGAAGACATAGAAAGTTTTGAGGATGTGCTAACTGATCTGTTAGATGCAATAGGTAAAGGCATTTCATTTACAGAGATCATATGGGAAGTACAAAATGGTAAATTTTTAGTTAAGGAATTAAAACATGTGCATCAGAAACACTTCTTTTGGGATGATAAAGACTTCCTAAGATTAAGGACAGACAGTGAACCGCAGGGAATATATATACCCGATAATAAGTTTATTATTCATAGGTATAAGGCGAAGAGCGGTCACCCTTCCAGAGCAGGTGTATTAAGAATAATTGCATGGATGTATCTTTTTAAGAACTATACTGTTAAGGATTGGGTGAGCTTTTGTGAAGTATTTGGAATGCCACTTAGAGTAGGTAAATATGACCCTAGTGCAAACGAAGATGATAAGAGAGCTCTAATGGATGCACTTATCAGCTTGGGAACAGATGCAGCAGGAATTTATCCAAGTAACACAGATATAGAAATTAAGGAGAGCAATAAACAGAGCTCAGCAGATATCTATGAAAGATTAGCAAGGTTTTGTGACGAGCAAGTCAGTAAGTGTATTTTAGGGCAGACACTTACATCAGATGCAGGGAGTGGATCATACGCTCAATCTAAAACACATAATGAAGTGAGACATGATTTGACAGTAGCTGATTGTAAAGCTTTAGCAGCAACTTTAAGACGTGACCTTATTACACCACTTGTTAAGCTAAACTTTGGAGAGCAGACAAAGGTGCCAACTATAAGATTTGATTGTGAAGAATCAGAAGACTTAGTACAAGAAGCCACTATGTATGATGTATTAATTAATAAGTTAGGCCTTAAGATATCTACCTCACATCTTTATAAAAAGTTTAGCGTGCCAAAACCAGAGACTGATGAAGATGTGGCAAGTGGACAAAAACAAGAGGTAAATATGCTCGCTAATAAGCTGGAGTTTAAGGGTAAGCAAGGCGAAGTTGATGATCTAGTGGAAGTAGCAAAGTTAGAAAGTGAGCCGTTATTTAATGAACAATTTAAAGTGCTTAAAGATATTACCGCTAAATGTAATAGCTTAGAAGAGCTGAAAGAGCTGTTAGCAGATGAAGACAAAGCCTATACTATCTGCAAAGATATGAAGAGTGAAAGCTTTGAAAGATTACTAAAAGGGAGCCTCATTAATGCTTACCTGATGGGGAGAGTGAGGGAAGATGGATAA
- a CDS encoding helix-turn-helix domain-containing protein: MTKLKDPKVLFGIEVRKKLIEVGMTQRELAEAVGATEEYIWHITHGRRKGTKYIPKIITVLKLDHEMKEVI; encoded by the coding sequence ATGACAAAATTAAAAGATCCCAAGGTTCTTTTTGGAATAGAAGTCAGAAAGAAGCTTATAGAAGTAGGGATGACTCAAAGAGAACTTGCAGAGGCAGTAGGAGCTACAGAGGAATATATATGGCATATAACTCATGGCAGAAGAAAAGGAACAAAGTATATTCCTAAGATCATTACAGTTTTAAAATTAGACCATGAAATGAAAGAGGTGATATAA
- a CDS encoding Mu transposase C-terminal domain-containing protein translates to MDDIYVTLDDAAILENTSYEAMKKKIQRQSTSFKTKTEENTNGGKERVLISLTSLSTQARRKYKSQQVQKEKANSDEVAWYVYTDINWYKERFPQHFFEAVEVARYIEKYLGKELEMTAGEFKTFLANKYGVSAKTIQRRVTDYIEADAVATIQELNTGENYGHYRILACARKPKEDNTFPSLKEEVKVFIENLYYDETFSRNLNSTTNLYEDLLDAAEDKGWTVPSYDTVLRYVKYLNDQDGEGVKALAARGLRYWRNQYMIKRRRNLGALQPLEVVQGDAHTFDCWVRVKRANGSYQAIRPMLVAWIDMRTRCLVGWVVCECPDASIIKQSIISMVYPKENKALPYGVPKYLLIDNGKDFTAQTLTGRARTERFTFDEDTEGFFRCVGIQDDMRSIPYQPWSKAQVERFFGRVCGQFTKRIASYTGTLTGSKTSSKVVKDIEGMLERGELMPIEEFAELFEKWVVERYHARRHQGLIEQGENTPAPISVFNSVERYFMAPPPIDVARAMLMEGSMRVIRRSGIQITFEGKKIYYQNELLANHEGEKVQFKYHPNDVTRVKIYDMSGDSICEAVSHELLLIAPKLSEAGLVEHLRDQKRTERRTKDTLRYRRASAEERKELNLEDAGKKVVAPQIDIAAQKVSAIVTNNRYITDKKAAKKQKEEAITHSEIKKSAELQNDYWKRKADEVFAQLG, encoded by the coding sequence ATGGATGATATTTATGTGACATTAGATGATGCAGCAATATTAGAAAATACAAGCTATGAAGCCATGAAAAAGAAGATTCAGAGGCAAAGTACAAGTTTTAAAACTAAGACAGAAGAAAACACAAACGGAGGCAAGGAACGAGTTCTTATATCTCTTACTTCCCTAAGTACTCAGGCAAGACGAAAGTATAAATCTCAGCAAGTGCAGAAAGAAAAGGCTAACAGTGATGAAGTCGCATGGTATGTTTATACAGATATTAACTGGTATAAAGAACGCTTCCCACAGCACTTTTTTGAAGCGGTTGAAGTCGCAAGATATATTGAGAAGTATTTAGGTAAAGAGTTAGAAATGACAGCTGGTGAATTTAAAACTTTTTTAGCTAATAAATACGGTGTATCAGCAAAGACAATACAAAGAAGAGTAACTGACTACATAGAAGCTGATGCAGTAGCTACCATACAAGAGCTTAATACAGGAGAAAATTATGGACATTATAGGATACTTGCATGTGCTAGAAAACCAAAGGAAGATAATACATTTCCAAGTCTAAAAGAAGAAGTTAAAGTGTTTATCGAAAATCTCTATTATGATGAGACATTCAGCAGGAATCTTAATTCAACTACTAATCTATATGAAGATCTTTTAGATGCAGCTGAAGACAAAGGCTGGACAGTGCCATCCTATGATACAGTTCTAAGATATGTAAAATACCTAAATGATCAAGATGGAGAAGGAGTAAAAGCTTTAGCAGCCAGAGGGCTTAGATATTGGAGAAACCAATATATGATCAAGCGTAGAAGGAATTTAGGGGCATTGCAGCCATTAGAAGTAGTTCAAGGAGATGCACATACTTTTGACTGCTGGGTAAGGGTAAAGAGGGCAAATGGTTCTTATCAGGCTATAAGGCCGATGCTCGTAGCTTGGATAGATATGAGAACAAGATGCTTGGTTGGATGGGTTGTATGTGAGTGTCCAGATGCAAGTATCATCAAGCAAAGTATTATCAGCATGGTTTATCCAAAAGAAAATAAAGCACTTCCCTATGGCGTTCCTAAGTATTTACTCATAGATAATGGTAAAGACTTCACGGCTCAAACGCTTACTGGAAGAGCTAGGACGGAAAGATTTACATTTGATGAAGATACAGAAGGGTTCTTTAGATGTGTAGGCATACAGGATGATATGAGAAGTATTCCCTATCAACCTTGGTCAAAGGCTCAAGTCGAGAGGTTCTTTGGAAGAGTATGCGGACAGTTTACAAAAAGAATAGCTTCTTATACTGGAACACTTACTGGAAGCAAGACATCTAGTAAAGTTGTGAAAGATATAGAAGGCATGCTTGAGAGAGGAGAACTAATGCCTATTGAGGAATTTGCAGAGCTCTTTGAGAAATGGGTAGTTGAGAGGTATCACGCTAGAAGGCACCAAGGACTTATAGAACAGGGTGAAAATACACCAGCTCCTATATCGGTGTTTAACTCAGTTGAAAGATACTTTATGGCACCACCACCAATAGATGTGGCAAGAGCAATGCTGATGGAAGGCTCTATGAGAGTTATCAGAAGATCAGGAATACAGATAACCTTTGAAGGCAAGAAAATCTATTATCAAAACGAACTGTTAGCAAACCATGAGGGTGAAAAAGTTCAATTCAAATATCATCCAAATGATGTAACGAGAGTCAAAATCTATGATATGTCAGGTGACTCTATATGCGAGGCAGTATCGCATGAATTACTTCTTATAGCACCAAAACTTAGTGAAGCAGGACTTGTTGAGCATCTTAGAGACCAAAAACGAACTGAAAGAAGAACTAAGGATACTCTTAGATACAGACGTGCTAGTGCAGAGGAAAGAAAAGAACTTAATCTTGAGGATGCTGGCAAGAAAGTAGTAGCTCCGCAAATAGATATAGCAGCACAGAAGGTATCAGCTATAGTTACCAATAACAGGTACATTACTGATAAGAAAGCTGCCAAGAAGCAGAAAGAAGAAGCTATCACTCATAGTGAAATTAAAAAGAGTGCTGAATTACAAAATGACTATTGGAAACGTAAAGCAGATGAAGTCTTTGCACAATTAGGATAA
- a CDS encoding AAA family ATPase, translating into MSLAEKLKNYIDENNKSITEVSDAMGIGRSALSQYLNGKYASDPTNIENKIVAYMEGTGIDITTQADSEEKKSINREFFRSIDASSIMSVARACQDEMLLGCIVGKSGFGKTMTLKKYATFDKVVYIECDSMMSGRDLLFAIEKGIGLPKGKGTNSERANNIKKFFNINRGYLIIVDEADKLISRDTTAKLEMLRSIFDQSDVGLLVAGEPRLEIDIKNYDQRFANRIDQYYRLKGLAREEVVQYLDGLDITQKAVEELIVRATNDNSGCFRLLDRTMKNIQRALGNKNKITADIIMEASSMMML; encoded by the coding sequence ATGTCATTAGCTGAGAAACTAAAGAATTATATAGATGAAAATAACAAAAGCATTACAGAGGTAAGTGATGCAATGGGTATTGGAAGAAGCGCACTTAGTCAATATCTCAATGGGAAGTATGCAAGTGATCCAACTAATATTGAAAATAAGATTGTAGCTTACATGGAAGGGACAGGCATTGATATTACAACACAGGCTGACTCAGAAGAAAAGAAATCAATTAACAGGGAATTTTTTAGAAGCATAGATGCAAGCAGTATCATGTCTGTAGCGAGAGCTTGCCAAGATGAAATGCTTCTTGGATGCATAGTAGGCAAAAGCGGATTCGGTAAGACCATGACCCTTAAGAAGTATGCAACATTTGATAAAGTTGTTTATATCGAATGTGACAGCATGATGAGCGGTAGAGATTTACTCTTTGCTATAGAAAAAGGAATAGGCTTGCCAAAAGGCAAAGGAACTAACTCAGAAAGAGCAAACAACATCAAGAAATTTTTTAATATTAACAGAGGATATCTGATCATTGTAGATGAAGCGGACAAGCTGATCAGCAGAGATACCACTGCAAAACTAGAAATGCTAAGAAGTATATTTGATCAAAGTGACGTAGGTTTGTTAGTGGCTGGAGAACCAAGGCTTGAAATAGACATCAAGAATTATGATCAGCGTTTTGCAAATAGGATAGATCAGTACTATAGACTAAAAGGACTTGCAAGAGAAGAGGTTGTACAGTATCTAGATGGTCTTGATATTACTCAGAAAGCTGTTGAAGAGCTTATAGTGAGAGCTACAAATGATAATAGCGGATGCTTTAGATTACTGGATAGAACTATGAAGAATATTCAAAGAGCACTAGGTAATAAAAACAAGATAACAGCAGATATCATTATGGAAGCAAGTTCAATGATGATGTTATAA
- a CDS encoding DUF6906 family protein has product MSKHLKAPTKKQRIFMSKKGLNWENWMVERDTPQEMVIIHRHADREETLPKITKCV; this is encoded by the coding sequence ATGTCAAAACATCTTAAAGCACCAACCAAGAAACAAAGGATTTTCATGAGCAAAAAGGGATTGAATTGGGAGAATTGGATGGTTGAAAGAGACACTCCACAAGAAATGGTTATAATACACAGGCATGCAGACCGAGAAGAGACATTACCAAAGATAACAAAATGCGTATAA
- a CDS encoding N-acetylmuramoyl-L-alanine amidase family protein produces the protein MSSWMLDAGHGGKDPGAIGAAGTQEKDVALKLVKKIGVGLEAAGEQVFYTRQTDIFIDLSDRAKMANNKKVDYFISIHINSFKDPKSNGTETYTYLYPDQQAIQLAQLIQQELIGQIGLRDRGVKEANFAVLRETKMIAVLAEVAFISNPEEERLLKDEAFLEKAAQGILKGLLKHIGKEVSKMEDKKPHWGQTAIDDLKKAGLITSDKDPAAPVTWAEFATVINRVYAEIKKIKG, from the coding sequence ATGAGTAGTTGGATGTTAGATGCTGGACATGGTGGTAAAGATCCAGGAGCTATAGGAGCTGCTGGCACTCAAGAGAAAGATGTAGCTCTGAAATTAGTAAAAAAGATAGGTGTGGGTCTTGAAGCAGCAGGAGAGCAGGTTTTTTATACAAGACAAACAGATATATTTATTGATCTATCGGATCGGGCTAAGATGGCTAATAATAAAAAGGTTGATTATTTTATCAGCATACATATTAATAGCTTCAAAGACCCAAAGAGCAATGGAACAGAAACGTATACTTATTTATATCCCGATCAACAAGCAATACAATTAGCACAACTTATTCAGCAAGAGCTGATAGGACAAATTGGGTTGAGGGATAGGGGTGTTAAGGAAGCTAACTTTGCAGTATTAAGAGAGACTAAGATGATTGCTGTCTTGGCTGAAGTTGCTTTTATATCAAATCCAGAAGAAGAGAGATTGCTTAAAGATGAAGCTTTCTTAGAAAAAGCAGCACAAGGGATTTTAAAAGGATTATTAAAACATATAGGAAAAGAGGTAAGTAAGATGGAAGACAAAAAACCACATTGGGGACAAACAGCAATTGATGACTTGAAAAAGGCAGGACTTATCACAAGTGACAAAGACCCAGCAGCTCCTGTTACATGGGCAGAGTTTGCAACGGTAATTAATAGAGTTTATGCAGAGATTAAAAAAATCAAAGGTTGA
- a CDS encoding host-nuclease inhibitor Gam family protein has product MARVRMEDTKLKTWEEVDAALKQIGEWQRSITKVEGKMNEQIDKAKAKAEEEAKPFKDQIKAYEVQVKEFVESNRDDLGNKKTKELNFGKAGFRKSTKISLPKAAAKLTEIIKKLKSLGMTDCIVQPPEKIDKDALKKYPANEIIKVGAGLKVEDVFWYETNEETLAE; this is encoded by the coding sequence ATGGCACGAGTAAGAATGGAAGATACAAAACTTAAGACTTGGGAAGAGGTAGATGCAGCACTTAAACAGATAGGTGAATGGCAAAGGAGTATTACTAAGGTTGAAGGCAAAATGAATGAGCAGATTGATAAGGCTAAGGCTAAAGCTGAAGAAGAAGCCAAGCCATTTAAAGATCAGATTAAAGCATATGAAGTACAGGTTAAAGAATTTGTTGAAAGTAACAGAGATGATCTAGGGAATAAGAAAACAAAGGAACTTAATTTTGGCAAGGCCGGCTTTAGAAAAAGCACTAAAATATCTCTTCCTAAAGCAGCTGCTAAACTTACAGAAATTATTAAAAAGCTAAAAAGTTTAGGCATGACTGATTGTATCGTACAGCCACCTGAGAAGATTGATAAAGATGCCTTAAAGAAGTACCCTGCTAACGAAATTATTAAAGTTGGTGCAGGACTTAAAGTTGAAGACGTATTTTGGTATGAGACAAATGAAGAAACTTTAGCTGAATAG
- the terL gene encoding phage terminase large subunit codes for MINLDTYIRNLETNNLDQQESIAYQEKLLDEYLNKGTDLRKEQLKARRKAGQKADDLRKELAAIDLEYFGRAYLPHYFIRKSPEFHNELNAIWEHGVLKDKNPYCDAKEISRLDGCKRVVAAPRGHAKSTNFTFKNALHATLYQYKHYILILSDSSEQAEGFLNDIATELEDNPLIRSDFGDLKDYPWNSSTLRTNTDIKIEAIGSGKKVRGRRHRNYRPDLIILDDIENDENVNTIEQRRKLENWFYKAVSKAGDTYTDIVYIGTMLHYDSLLAKVMKNPMYKAVKYQGVISFAKNQSLWDAWELIYVNLENDNREHDAKVFFEANREEMLEGTKVLWEAKLSYYDLMCIKISEGESSFNSEIQNDPIDPDSCTFNPEWFDYYNEAEVDFKSGEFIFIGAVDPSLGKNKKSDTSAIVAIAKNVKSGYMYGVEASVEKRKPDIIIEDIIEMNKRLKRDYGKGFTKLGVETVQFQQFFKDVLAKVSAERGEYLPIEEIYNTVNKIMRIESLQPIVKNKYFKFNLRHKTLIEQMKVFPMGRNDDAPDTLEMAIRLALKTGSSKADYLGVLKRGLKFRKGAY; via the coding sequence ATGATTAATTTAGATACCTACATAAGAAACCTTGAAACAAACAATTTAGATCAGCAAGAGTCTATAGCGTATCAAGAGAAGTTATTAGATGAGTATCTAAACAAGGGAACTGATCTGCGAAAAGAGCAATTAAAAGCAAGACGTAAAGCTGGACAAAAGGCAGACGATTTAAGAAAAGAACTTGCAGCAATAGACCTAGAGTACTTTGGCAGAGCATACTTGCCACATTATTTTATTAGAAAGTCACCAGAATTTCATAATGAACTTAATGCTATTTGGGAACATGGCGTTTTAAAGGACAAAAATCCATATTGTGATGCCAAGGAGATATCAAGATTAGATGGCTGTAAAAGAGTTGTGGCTGCACCACGTGGCCATGCGAAATCAACAAACTTTACATTTAAGAATGCGTTGCATGCGACCCTCTATCAATATAAACATTACATTTTAATCTTGTCAGATAGTAGTGAGCAGGCAGAAGGTTTTTTAAATGACATAGCTACAGAGCTTGAAGATAATCCACTTATAAGATCAGATTTTGGAGATCTTAAAGATTACCCTTGGAACAGCAGCACACTTCGTACTAATACTGATATCAAGATAGAAGCTATTGGTTCAGGTAAAAAAGTCCGTGGTAGAAGGCATAGAAATTATAGACCAGATCTTATCATCCTAGATGATATTGAAAATGATGAGAATGTTAATACCATAGAACAAAGAAGAAAGCTTGAAAACTGGTTTTACAAGGCAGTATCAAAAGCTGGAGATACTTATACAGATATAGTCTATATAGGAACAATGCTGCACTATGATTCACTTCTAGCAAAAGTTATGAAAAACCCTATGTACAAAGCAGTCAAATATCAAGGGGTTATAAGTTTTGCTAAGAATCAAAGTCTTTGGGATGCTTGGGAGCTTATATATGTCAATCTTGAAAATGATAATAGAGAGCATGATGCAAAGGTATTCTTTGAGGCAAATAGAGAGGAAATGCTGGAAGGAACTAAGGTTCTTTGGGAAGCTAAATTGTCTTACTATGATCTCATGTGTATCAAGATATCAGAAGGAGAAAGTTCCTTTAATTCAGAGATACAAAATGATCCTATTGATCCAGATAGCTGCACCTTTAACCCTGAATGGTTTGATTACTACAATGAAGCTGAGGTTGATTTTAAATCAGGCGAGTTTATATTCATTGGAGCAGTCGATCCGTCGCTAGGTAAAAATAAAAAAAGTGATACCTCAGCTATAGTAGCTATAGCTAAAAATGTAAAAAGCGGATATATGTATGGGGTTGAGGCCAGTGTAGAAAAGCGAAAACCAGATATCATTATCGAAGACATTATAGAAATGAACAAAAGGCTCAAGCGTGATTATGGTAAAGGATTTACAAAGTTAGGAGTTGAAACCGTTCAGTTCCAACAATTCTTTAAAGATGTACTTGCAAAGGTCAGTGCAGAACGTGGAGAATACCTGCCAATTGAAGAAATTTATAACACTGTAAATAAGATCATGAGAATTGAAAGTTTACAACCAATAGTTAAAAATAAATATTTTAAGTTTAATCTAAGGCATAAAACATTAATTGAGCAAATGAAAGTGTTTCCTATGGGCAGGAATGATGATGCACCAGATACTTTAGAGATGGCAATAAGGCTTGCTCTTAAAACTGGATCAAGCAAGGCAGACTATTTAGGAGTGCTTAAAAGGGGATTGAAATTTAGAAAAGGAGCCTATTAG
- a CDS encoding helix-turn-helix domain-containing protein, which yields MNNIDPIAFGQRLKEALKNNNITQKDIAQKIGVSKTSINNYVQGRIPDAVILYQLALNCDVSVEWLLTGNDSKTVSSTYVESVKTEGTLVLLSREEEYLINLVRQLPPRDRIKLEGIVEEKVAECGVSKNTVPNSSAYTTGNEDGEEAATLELA from the coding sequence ATGAATAATATTGATCCGATTGCTTTTGGACAGAGACTTAAAGAAGCATTGAAAAATAATAATATTACGCAAAAAGATATCGCCCAAAAGATTGGCGTATCTAAAACTTCTATAAATAACTACGTTCAAGGGCGTATTCCTGATGCTGTCATACTATACCAATTAGCTTTAAATTGTGATGTTTCTGTTGAGTGGCTTCTAACAGGAAATGATTCTAAAACTGTAAGTTCAACTTACGTTGAATCTGTTAAAACTGAGGGTACTCTCGTGCTCTTAAGTAGAGAAGAAGAATATCTTATTAATTTAGTTAGACAATTACCTCCTCGTGATCGAATAAAACTTGAAGGTATTGTTGAAGAAAAAGTGGCTGAATGTGGGGTATCTAAGAACACAGTGCCAAACTCATCAGCCTACACGACTGGAAACGAAGACGGTGAAGAAGCAGCTACACTTGAGTTAGCTTAA
- a CDS encoding HNH endonuclease signature motif containing protein — protein sequence MEKQLYLFDPKTGERKKTTYKILSGITGRSISSLRSSKRLCCKMKILGCYIVDADTPISVYRGLLAKEVIKDEVWRDIPNADRGWQVSSYGRYRSKVQDRWIYRVPYMGVKDTSTTIGMRINGVPYIFRGHEWVIKLFLGDPPKGHVSYHKDGNKANNRVENLGFITRYELMQKQALPVIRKPVAQLDEVTGEVLAEYKSLIQAAQANYTTPWSIRQALKEDRPAIGFIWTTEDALLEKEIDY from the coding sequence ATGGAAAAGCAGTTATATTTATTTGATCCCAAGACAGGTGAAAGAAAGAAAACAACCTACAAGATACTTTCAGGAATAACTGGAAGATCAATAAGTTCATTAAGAAGCTCTAAGAGATTATGTTGCAAAATGAAAATCTTAGGTTGCTATATTGTAGATGCAGATACCCCTATTAGTGTTTATAGAGGACTACTTGCAAAAGAAGTCATAAAAGATGAAGTGTGGCGAGATATTCCTAATGCAGATAGAGGGTGGCAAGTAAGCAGCTATGGGCGGTATAGATCAAAGGTACAGGATAGATGGATTTACAGGGTACCTTACATGGGCGTTAAGGATACTAGTACAACAATTGGCATGAGGATCAACGGAGTTCCATATATCTTTAGAGGTCACGAATGGGTAATAAAACTATTTCTAGGAGATCCACCTAAAGGTCATGTAAGTTATCATAAGGATGGAAATAAGGCCAATAACAGGGTGGAAAACTTAGGTTTTATAACACGATATGAGTTAATGCAAAAGCAAGCTCTGCCAGTTATAAGAAAACCTGTAGCTCAGCTTGATGAAGTAACAGGAGAGGTATTAGCTGAATATAAGAGTCTGATACAAGCTGCACAAGCAAATTACACAACACCATGGTCTATACGACAGGCATTAAAAGAAGATAGACCGGCTATAGGTTTTATCTGGACTACAGAAGATGCCTTATTAGAAAAAGAAATAGATTATTAA